The DNA window aaacaaGCAAATCtccaaaagattttttttttttcttagtgaTCCCCTACACTTCCAACATTATGATGTTTAAATtagagacaccctgtataatttttataaactgtgtctctctctcgtatACGTGCATGAAAAGAAATGAAgaagaagataatataaatataacaatataaataaaaaatttacttgaatttatatattaaaatttaacttttttgcacacatttccataaaaagatattcttaattttctgcaattataaatatcttcaattataaatattcccaTGATAGAGCAGATGCAtattgcaaaacaaaaatgGGCGGAAATCATCAAAGATGATGAAGAAATTGACGAAGAAACTAAAGAATCTTTTATGCCATTCGGAAGTTTTACAGCATGCATGttggagaagaaagatttgGTAACAATTCCACacgcaatttaattattatacaaaattttcttaataattataactagaTTGACtgcgcgcacacacatgcatatacatataaactcaaatataattaaattaattctatttaaaattaaatacaaaataattacaaataattattttcttacatgTCGTTAGTTGATAATAAACGTAagatttcatctttttttgtgtcacatttcttttcaataaattttagatgcACGATGGGAAGCTAGTTTTAGATAACATATTAGAAGCGCTCGACAAGGACCAAAATAATTCAGAAAGAATAAGCAAGGAGGTTGTAACAGAATGTGTGAATTCACGTAAGTAAAACATATgagttgaaataaataaataaaagaaatatatatatatatatatatatatatatatatataataaattaaaagtaataaggaaacaaatattaatatatttcatcatcaattttataatatgatttctgtataatttttttattgtaatatttctcataatttcttctttttcagtgaacgaaaatgacaaaatgattaaaatcggCAAAGAATATAGGGCAATGGGATTTCTGGTTTGCATAAGTCGCAGCCTAGTGGAGAGTGacacataaaaaatgaaaaaaagatttgcgcGATAGATTTATAACGTTATCTAAATCGGAAAAATAGCGATTCTTCCTACAGTGCAGTGATGATaccataaaaagaaaaatttcatcgaGGTTTAAGGAAAATAagatctatatttttcttctttgtaaACTCACAATATTCTTCTAAACTCACAATAAATCTTGTTgcttatattatgttattaatgttaaataaaaccaattaattaaaaatttgatagccatttaaaattcatttatataaccTGTAACACATTCacgtaataaaatgaatttagaaaaacCTATTTTAAAACgcagtttaatttaaaaaaaataaataaataaaaataaaaaaaatattacatgttagatttttgcatattctgggatttattgaaaatgaaattataatatctaaatataaatgtgctTTTGAgttagagatatattttaaaaaaacaacgtaataaaaaataaaaatattaatttatttaaatttaatatattaaaaataaaaatatatatatatatatatatatatatatatatatatatatataatgtattcaatacataaaattttgacagttcttaataaatatcaatgtatatatgtatattataaacgattcaatttatttatcttatgacataaaatatatcgcatatCTGTGATGTTaatgttttgatttttaactCTCAAGTTTTTAATTCGTGAGTCAGATAAATGTGATGCGTTAAAAACAGCAAAagcgatattataaaaaatatattaaattattatataattattatataaatgtaattactaGTATcatacaaactttattttaatttaattttaagattacaGAACaacatttaaaacatttaattttaaaaatttaatttaatatatatcgtaaaacaatattatatttttgtaactatCGTTCGGACCAAGAAATAATGTCTTAAGAACATAAAACTAATCATCGCTcggcgataaataaaatcgcaTAAAGTCGCTTATTCAAGATTTAAGAACATGGGGAATCCCCGAAGTGATTATGTTCTAATAACAACTTTCCTCGATTGCTTCACGATTCTTTTTCGACGCAAAATATTTGCTAGTTTAGATCTcttgtgaaaaaaaagtttcagaaatctttaaaaaattttaaaaattcaagctcttcacgataaatatttatttcaaatattaattctttttgaaaacttaaaatttttcaaaaatattttgaaaacgcCGATTAAATTCTCATCAAACATTGAGtaaattaagatattcaattttattattgaataatttaaaaataataaaagatagaaaattgcaagaaaaaattgcttatgtgtataatgtatcaaaattgttcaaaattctgaatatatttacaacaaaAGCTGTAAATTGCAGATAAGATgtaaaaaatctcaaatttttagtatatcgttattatagtatatataaaaatcaatttcccTGTCTCTGtgtaaagttataatattttagattgatATGTGAGATATAAAAGGATACGTGACGCAAAGCAGCGTGAATTCCCGATCagcatatgttttttaaacgcACATGGACTGCTAATACAAGATTTTTCCTCCTACATCTTTTCTGTGCATATAACACAGATAATATTGACGGCAAATTTCCTATAACGGTTTCTCGCGGTCGATGATTGCCATATTTAGCACTTGTatgaagtatataaataagggTTTGTTGGCGCATCACTGCCAGTTCACGACGCGGCATCGAAAGTGTGTTATCAGTAAAATAAAGATCATGAAGTTTTTCGCGCTATTCGTCTGTCTGATGACGATCGCCGTAAGTaaacacaattaaattattattaaatatgattattgtaatgattaaattacattatacaatttttacaattataaaatatttatattattacaattaaaaaaatgtatatattatatatatataatatttctaattacaatttaatatcaagTTTATGTTGTAACATAGCTTTCAAAGCTATCGTATCTAAGTCTTTTTGCTACACACGCTTTGTTTTTTTAGTTTACATAACAATATTGATTTCAGATGGTTGCCTATGCAGATACTATTGTGGATGTAGCTTTACATGGAGGAGACCTATCTGCCACGGATTTGCAAGAATGTTATGACAGGGCAAATCTGATAGAAGGTAAAGTCTTCTtacctttttaaatttacacatGCACCCTCGCGTATGaaacatatattcaaatatatactcaagcatatatattatatcacatgCGCGCGCAATGATAGCTCGAGCTCGAGTATATGCGTTTATGAGTGTGCGCAgtattacttattttaatatatcattaatatatgctTCCACAAAAACTTCGactttgacatatgttgtctaGACTacgattgaataattaatgttttagcCGTCGCTcgtttatatgttatatcgttttattaaaaaactgtgAAGAAATAACAGTTTTTATGCAAatcaaagttataataattattcgtgaagacaattttctctaaataaaaaaaggaacattaGCATGTACCTATTgctgaaatttttctataatagtGTTTCTTCCATTAGCTCCACAATTTCTTAAATCTAAACAATCTCTCTTTGTCAACAATGGAAACAGATTTGTCTTCTTGTGCAAAAGTAACATGACGTAATATAccaacatttttcaaataacatATGTGTGTCAAGTAACATATGtgcgtatttaaatatttttttcgcaaaaacaTCGTGTACGATGTTTCAATTAgcatacgtaaaatatataattgaaattttgttttgttcaAATAATAAGCTGACATATGcacattattaacaatataaattttacatcattTCGTTCTTTTTAAACTGTAAGATcagcaaattaataattctctctctctctctctctctctctcccataatatttttattaagtctGTTCAAtatagcaaataattaatatttgcacatcataatgatattttattgttccGAATAGAATAAATAGAGACGaacaatatttgtattattaaaaccgAAAACCGCTTGTATCTctgataagattaattttatgtagcaCGCGCGCggattagatttatttatttagtgtGGTGATTATTATCTGATCTAAAAcctttgaatcttttttttaaattctgtaaACAAACAATTTAAAGTATAGTGATTCATTatccgtatatatatttcattgtatacaatatatttcaagctgaaaatcatcataaaatatataagttttggacaaagaaaaaatcatcttcaaataagaatttatttaagaattagcAAATGATGCGATaacattaattgtaagataccttatgtatttataaaataataaatatttaataaataattatttttcgtgacgtaataaataataacaaataattattttttagctgatttaattacaaatgcaGAAATAAAAGATGGCTCTTATAAGAATCCAGAAAATTCGGAAAAAGCGACGAAAAATGGCTGCtttacattatgtatattgGAAAAGCGAGGCTTAGTAAGTATACAAGTAGTACAAtgcattaaattgttatttataaaaataatcccatttttccataaaaattacatcaaaactttattaatacattcatCGCATCACATATTCTTCGTTttcttaatctatttttaatgaaaaattttgctaatttaatatataaaaattataaatttattttaaccaaTATTCTTGTTAATAATGCTGCCTTGATCGCaaaaaacaaatgttaaaaatgtttatcactGAATATAAACAGCTGATTACTTAAGAAGATATCAAACTTGGAAAAAtaactgttaaaaaaaaattatattattattattattatattattattaaacacatttataaacattaaattttctcacatttaaatattcagcTTTTGATTAAGCATTATCGATGTggttatcaattaaaaaaatattgcatctcGATCTCGGCCATTTTTAGATTAGAACTGACATTACTATCCTATTTACActttttcgatatttcaaatatcatctaaaatgtgcaaaaattataaatattataattattatcttttgcaaatatttccaGATCGTCGATTCGGTTATTCAAAAGGACAAGTTGTACGGCAAATCGGCACATGCTCAATTGAATCAAGCCACTCAAGCAAAAATATACGCGACTGTAGATCGTTGCATTGAACAAGgtaagaatatacatatttattatacatcaatattatatacaaggtgttcgATAATAATCGTATCACTTCTCATGTACAATTAAGGCAAGTTATACCAAGTAGAAAAAccatctataaatatttgattctatagatttatatatatatatatatatgtatatatatatatatatatatatatatatatgtatgtatatatatatgtaaatatataaattatgtattctctattattatttgtacaacAATTGTTCAATTGTACAATcaatctatcaattttttaattttttatttaaaaagtttaattgatTCTCAAATGatgaatatttcaaactttatgtGAGATACTAaacatatataactatataaaatatgtaaaaacaataattatgtcATTGTTTCAGTTAAAACAAAATCGGACATGTGTGATAAGTCCCTTGATCTTCTTACATGTCTTTGGAAAGACTTCATCTAATATGACGagattattagtaataaatagATTCCCAGATATGTTAGAATAGCTTGAcacttcaattatataaacatgatgttccctttatattaataaaaatttatttatattatattttgtatcttactTTGAATTCTTAATATCCTAACATTGTTACTTGCTACAATAAAGGCAGCGTTATTAAGTGTACAAATTTTTAGAGTTTAATTCTCATTTtatgtctaatatatattttatttataaataatttacaaacgactctaataaagataataaatataaaaagtaacagGCAAAAAGAGCCagcgcgatataaaaaatgcaaaagaatataataaaattattaaaatataaaactaaaaaacgCAAATATTTCGAtcccttttttatattctgttctttagttttatattttaataattttattatatttttttgcgcatTCCATATTGTATTGGCTCTTATTGCCTATtactctttatatttattattttattcttgtatgtcattttatttttatactttattctgtaattttaaaacctaaatttttaatttttcacaaaaatttaagatattattaatatttaaacttacaatataaatttttttaattaattaaaatcaaaatattaatataaaattaaaatttaaaacatgatTTGTAaacttttaagaattaaatttcgattaaaatgtaaatatacaatttaatgtaataaatggaACAccaaaaagcaaaatttattaatgattaaatatacagggtatcccaGATCATTTGGAACAATACTCGTGTGCAGATAGCggaccaaactgagtcgaaaactctatcatttttttctataacgcttaataaaagaattattattaagtctgGCGAATCATCGCTGATTTTTAACCGggcgcctggtagtgtgcgtgagtGCTCAGCTGTTACAGCGTGGTCCACCGACCACCCGGCTAAAGACCGGTGATAATtgaccagactttactcaataataattcttttctcagTTTGATTCGCTCTATCTGTACACGAGACTTGTCCCAAATGATCTGGGACACCCggtatatgattataatataaatcaacaaGCATCACCACACATACTTCCATAAAAACTCTATCTTATTTCTtgtaactaaatattaaagttagtgtaacaaatatgtaaacaaatataacaaatatgtttGATTTCAGGATTTTATAACTCTGCTAATAGTCAACATAagattatacacataataaaaacattaaaaacattaatctttcttttttatatttttatataaaatatttgtaatattttgacacacacatacacaaaacacatttaaacggatatttctaaaatatatttttataagaaaacaaacaataatatacGCAAGCAAATTGTGGGAAATGTactatttttcacatttcaaACATCACTAatcactatacatatattgacaaAGCTTAATTCTTTTCTTGGAATTCCAAAACTATACTAaacattaatcatattttaaacgtcaatacatctcttttttacgtttattcacttaatattcttctaataaattaatttcccaGCAATATAAATACAACACACCAATATTCGCAGTATACGACGACTGAGAAAAATCTTGTCTTACAATTCTACGCAAATGTCACGCGTGATAACCTCAGTAATACGTAGAAATCATAATAGTTTTATCATcatatatagcatataaataCCGTACATCGAGATATCGACAGTAGTTTATTGTTGAACGAGCGAATAgatatcgcaaaatttatcattcaaaaacgtatagaaaataattacgaaaCCATGCAGCCAGTAATATTCGttttctatctatttatcgcttttgtaaatatctattttcattataagcaaagtataaatatagtttCGCTTAAATGAACATTATCAATGAGAAATCATCAATgtcaaatgaaaaaagttaagataacaaagtataaaaattaatataaataaaaaaatataagagatatcGTAAAGaatttcttctctctcaaaaaagaaaaaattactgtCACACagacatttttatcaatcttatataaaaacattattcagaacaataagaattaataaagaattattaattcttttgcaagatataaaaggtaaaaatataaacgatataaaaaataaatttttatttttctttaaataaaaattcaaatttctttttatataatttttttgttaattattattcttatatttttatgttatagaCAATGGGGCTCAGTGGTGATATCGATGATGATATTGCCGAGAGAAtggcacaatttttattaatgtcaaaaaCGGATGTACAGATctgcataaataaaacatatgtaaataCTTCTTTGATAAAAGGTAAGATCTGGTAAATTTATTTGGCACAATAAAAATGGTTCTAAAATTATCTTCTTCCCGTTTTATGTAGttacagttttaaaattaataacttacaCATAATATCACATTATACAAGACATCTTTATACAACGCGTTAAAGAGATTGGTAGAAAATTTAGTAGAGTAGTTTAGTAGAGTAggtgaagaaaatttatataaatctatatccgaaaatgttttattaaacaattataagtGTTCAAAAATAACGCTAgcacaattattattgtatacaacttattaatatattgtatatatataatcttaattacgGGCTTTTATTATGGAgctatataaagaatttcagAACAAAATTGGCAAATATTATCAGTGTGTGTGAAAGATCATTCTAATGATAAGCAGAAATAACGCCAATTAATccgtttacatttaatttgtattttccaGAAGATTTGATGAGATTGGACCAATTTGTAGACgataatattgaaacaatagatatcgataaatcaattttaaaagttgGCTGTTTAGGTGCTTGtctgttacaaaaaaaagaattggtaagatttaaaaaaatattaatattaattaaatatataaattaatatataatattagtaatatatatttatatattgtataaaatatatactgttaattttttgttgttatattgttgtgtgtgtatatatatacatatatcatatgataaaaataatttattttttgaatttcttgcaaaataattcatgaaagaaaaatatttgatttatttaatttatgagttTAGCTGTATGTATGTTGTACGGCTCAATcagtttaaacatttttaattatttaatttacttactAATTATTTACCCATTACTAATTACATGTTTTTAAGTCAAATAATTtacgtatttttattcaatttatgcaacattatataattatgttaacaaagtattaattttttatatttagattttattcgttatattaatatacttattattatgtttattttatcagtatatttaaattccagATGTCGAGTATTTACATCAATGAAGTAAAACTTAAGGAATTTGTAAATTCCATATCAGATTATCGCTACAAACCCGAACAGGatagaatattgaatatatgtattgatCGAGGTAAGCAAATCAATTATaggatacaaaattaattacatatatattacatatatatatatatatatatatatatatatatatatatatatcaataaataagtttCCTTAAACTATTTCATGTGTAGCAATAaaagtgattaaaaattaatttaaatttataataataattgcaatcatgttactaataaaacattaattgctATAGTTTATGTAATatgagtttttaattttgtaacactgcaatatttgttattttattgctaaaatattaaagtaaactaTGTATtactttattgtaataattatctatctatctacatGTTGTTTCAGTTAAAAGCAAGTCTAACGAGtgcgaaataattttcaagttgATTCAGTGCGCAATATCGGAAACGAGACGCTTAATGAGAGGAATGCaataagagaattttaatattatatttaaaaattaatataatacttaaaaagagaatttaatcaagaatGATACacaaacaatatacatatgtatttatattttttataacaaatcaatcttttctttgcaaaaatgcAATCATTATCTTCGtacaacattttatatataattattgagaaataacTTTTGCACAAATAACCAAAacaaaatcgattaaaataaaaattttgtaaaataaaataaattttttattatattataaaaatgccacaattattcattattattattcgctaTTATCTGGAAGATTATGAGAAGATTAGTGAGTTTATCCTACTGCCAAGTCGTGGCAGTAACTCGAAAGCACGAGAATTATTCTAATCGAGGGTAAGAAAACGTTACATAAAGCATTAGAtggaaatatttgcaaatactGCATAATTGTTGGTCTCTGCGGGTCAAAGTTTCACGACGCAAATGAAATTACAAGACCAATGTAGATTACTTATTTTATCACATGGAGAAATAACAATCTTAATTtacttaatacatatatatatatatatatatatatatatatatatataaagaatatatatgtattgaattatattataaaatataaaattagaaaatattaaacaaagtgTATAAGCGATgtataagaaagaaatgaggaattaaaaattttaaatacacgtgcagaaatattacaattgtacaccgaaaaacataaattaattaattatgtttaataatattttataaaattcagacaaaaaaaatgattacatcTAACGAATAAATGTTACTGTGtctgtgtaaaataatttctcaaataaatgAATTGCTGAGGGTTTGGAGAACCGAGAAATCGACTTTAACAACGGTTAACGAGGGCGAGAGGGGTTGCTGAGACCGCGGCAGCGTTAATATAATTCGCGGTGGACCGCCTTCCAGACGATGACCGGAAAGGGGAATGCCGCGCAAATTCCACGTTGAAATTAGCATCGCTCGGATTCCGATCCGTGAACATTCTAAGTTATAGCCGAACGAGAGGACGCGATCCCGCATGCTTCGCCTATGATCTCCCGCGGTCAATGCGCACGCATATTCAAATCTAAAGTGGTGAATAATCACCCGAGATTATTGCAACGGAATAGCCCGTTACAATCGCTTTAAACCGTTTATATGATTCATGAATAAATTGTATCTATAATTCAAATACAATACAAGTTCCATACGCATATTTGTGCATTGTTTATTCACGTATTTTGCActctttaaacaataattgtaCAAAGAAGCGCGTTGTTtcaatatgtacattattgCTTAAAACTGTCTTTtctacaaaagtaaaaaaatgcgccaattcaaaataaaaaacataaacaatataaaatttaattcttttattataataccatgttttaatattaagactgttatatatatgcgctGTCGTATATCAGAATTCAGGTAAGGTTTGAGActcgcatatataaaaaaggaatgaatttttgagtatatatatatatatatatatatatatatatatatatatatatatatactcaaaaatttattccttttatattaaatttattcctatattctttgtacaaatatacatacatatatatatatatatatatatatatatatatatataaatatatatatattatattatattatatatataatattacatttcttattGCGCATTcacataaatagaattatgttttcttacatatttagaatatttgtaTCAGAATCaatattcgattaaaattgTACGATTCGATAACATTGATGTAACTTATGTTACATTATCAAAGTTTCcactttttaattgtaaacatTTCCGCAGAGCATGCATATTTAAAGGAATGCATGAAGCGAATGAAAACGGCCACGAAAATTGCAGCAAAATTCCTACCGTcgcaatttgaatatatatatggtgaCCCAAATTATTCCACATAATTGTAGCACGTGTAATATGCTTTAGATAAGACATACACAGATGCATTTACACTATTTACAGTAAATAGTGCATCAGtatctatatattacatatctgtatttaatatggttgaaataaaataataatttcatttaagttcatattgtattatatatatatatatatatatatatatatatatatatatatatatactataaacagatacacacacacacacacatacttcAATATAGCATAGTATCTAATAAAGACACTATAAACTCTCTCAACTTTAGGATTACAGGATTATTTTGGAAACTCTCTTGCGACAACATGACGCAAAGTTCTTCTCATAATAATTTGCCGGGCGCGTCCATTACGAgctatcataaaattaagagaaGAGCATGGTTAGCGTCCTCATCACAACTCGCCATCACGCGAAAATTTCAGCAGAACGCGGTCAACAACGTATTTATGGACCCGCATCGTTGCAAATATGTATCGTTAATGGTTTTCATACACACTAATAAAGTATACAGACCTTTTctctgacaaaaaaaaataactaaaaataagtttttatgcTTTTTAAGCTTAAATAATCTCTAGCAATACTATGTTATACattatcgaatttattttattaaaa is part of the Cataglyphis hispanica isolate Lineage 1 chromosome 1, ULB_Chis1_1.0, whole genome shotgun sequence genome and encodes:
- the LOC126851327 gene encoding uncharacterized protein LOC126851327 produces the protein MQPVIFVFYLFIAFTMGLSGDIDDDIAERMAQFLLMSKTDVQICINKTYVNTSLIKEDLMRLDQFVDDNIETIDIDKSILKVGCLGACLLQKKELMSSIYINEVKLKEFVNSISDYRYKPEQDRILNICIDRVKSKSNECEIIFKLIQCAISETRRLMRGMQ
- the LOC126851279 gene encoding pheromone-binding protein Gp-9-like → MIAIFSTCMKYINKGLLAHHCQFTTRHRKCVISKIKIMKFFALFVCLMTIAMVAYADTIVDVALHGGDLSATDLQECYDRANLIEADLITNAEIKDGSYKNPENSEKATKNGCFTLCILEKRGLIVDSVIQKDKLYGKSAHAQLNQATQAKIYATVDRCIEQVKTKSDMCDKSLDLLTCLWKDFI
- the LOC126851338 gene encoding uncharacterized protein LOC126851338 — its product is MKRIALLVLALAANVIADEEKDIQQVAMHFETDVQTVKECLNEANMTVKQMHIAKQKWAEIIKDDEEIDEETKESFMPFGSFTACMLEKKDLMHDGKLVLDNILEALDKDQNNSERISKEVVTECVNSLNENDKMIKIGKEYRAMGFLVCISRSLVESDT